Within the Helicobacter ibis genome, the region GCTAATGGGAATAAATGTAAATACAATAATTGCCATAGTCTTTGCCATAGGCAGTTCTCTTGCAGGTATTGGTGGAATCTTCTATGCTGTTTCATATCCTACAATAGATCCTCTAATGGGCGTTTTAATAGGATTAAAAGCATTTGCAGCTGCTGTTTTAGGTGGCATAGGGAGCGTTGGCGGTGCTGTGCTTGGTGGATTTATTTTAGGATTCACAGAAGTTATGGCTGTGGCTATATTCCCAAATCTTGGTGGTTACAAAGATGCATTTGCATTTTTATTTTTGATATTGGTTTTACTATTCCGCCCAGTTGGAATCATGGGTGATTGGAAATTAGAAAAAAGTAGGTTTTAATACATGAAAGTAAAAAATTTATACCATAATAATCCTACTGCCACAACATTTAGTGGGCATATACTAGTCTATATACTAATGATTGTTGTGTTATTTCTAGCACAAAGTGTGCTTGATGATTACTTGCTTAGAGTATTTAATAATATACTTATTTTTGTGATTTTAGCAGTTAGCTATAACCTAATAAATGGTGTTACTGGACAGCTATCGCTAGAGCCAAATGGCTTTGTGGCCATTGGAGCTTATGTAACTGCATTAATGCTTTTAGATTCAGATTCTAAGCTTGGTATGTTTCAGCTAAGCGATCCTCACCCATTTGTATTAAGCATGTATAGTGAGTTGTTACCTGCATTATTGTGTAGCGGTCTTGTAGCTGCATTTATCTCTATACTATTAGCATTCCCTGTTTTTAGGGTTAGAGGCGATTATCTAGCCATTGTTACTCTTGGTTTTGGATTTATAATAAAAATCCTAGCAATCAACAACCCAGAATGGACAAATGGTGCTATTGGGCTAAATGAAATACCAAACAACAACGACACAATAATGAATTCTATACAAGCCTTTATGTATAGCATTGCAAACTCACCAAATATGCCAGAATCCATAAAAGCTTTCATGTCATATTTATATACTCATTCTTTTGAGAATGGAGCAAATATCACAATTTTCTTTTGGAGTGGCATTATTGCAACAGCTTCGGTTATATTGATTTTACAGATTGTATATTCCAAATTTGGTCGTGCAATGAAGGCGGTCAGAGATGATGAAGATGCAGCAATTGCTATGGGTATTAATACATTTAAAATCAAAACATTTGCATTTTCTACAAGTGCATTTTTAGAGGGTGTTGGTGGTGGATTAATGGCTGTTTGGCTAACTACGATTGATCCAAAAATATTTGGTTTTGAACTTACATTTCAGTTGCTTATAATAATTGTTCTTGGCGGACTTGGTAGCACTACTGGAGCCATTTTAGGAACTATTTTAGTTATAGGTGGTGGAGAATGGCTTAGATTCTTAGATCAACCTCTTGTGTTTTTTGGGACTGATTTTGGTTCATATCCCGGCTTAAGAATGGTGTTTTTCTCACTTATACTTCTATGCATCATGCTTTTTGCAAGAGAGGGGATTATGGGAAAAAAAGAATTATGGGATTTAAACCCAAAGAAAAAATTTTTTAAAGGCTAGAAATGGCATTGCTAGAGCTAAAAGATGTTAGTATCTCATTTGGTGGAATAAAGGCAATAGATAATGTAAGCTTTTGCATAGAAAACAACACAATCTTTGGCTTAATAGGACCAAATGGTGCTGGAAAAACAACAATGTTTAACATAATTACAGCAAATTACAAACCTACCGCTGGAAAAGTTAGCTTCAATGGCAAAAATATATCAAACTATAAGCCAAACACAATAGTAAATTTGGGTATAGCAAGAACATTTCAAAACATAAGGCTTTTTAATTCAATGAGTGTGTTGGACAATGTGCTAATAGGCTTACATAATAATGCAAAATATAGCTTTTTTGAAGCGGCATTTAGAATAGGCAGATTCTTTAAAGAAGAAAGACGAATAAGACAAAAGGCATTAGAATTACTAGACTATCTAGGCATAGCAGACAAGGCAGACATGCAAGCCAACTCTCTAAGCTATGGAAATAGCAGAAAGGTAGAAATAGCAAGGGCATTAGCGACAGATCCGAAACTTCTTTTACTAGATGAGCCAGCAGCAGGCATGAATCCAATAGAAACAGAGGAGCTAGGAACACTAATTTTCAAAATGAAAAAAGATTTTAATTTAAGCATATTGCTAATAGAGCACGATATGCCTTTTGTAAATAAATTATGCAATGAGGTTCTTGTTTTAGATTATGGTAAGAAACTATTTAGCGGTAGCCCATTTGACGCTATTAATAATAAAGATGTAATTGCTGCATATTTAGGAGATTATTATGCTACAAGTTGAGAATCTTGAAGTTCAATACGGACTTATAAATGGACTAAAGGGTGTTAGCTTCCACATAGAAGAACACGAAATAATCACACTAATAGGTAGCAATGGTGCTGGAAAAACTTCTACTCTAAATGGCATAGTAAATAGCGTTAAAACAAAGGGTAAAGTAAAATTTTTTGGTGCTGATATTTCAAATATACCTACACATAAAATAATTCAAAGAGGCTTGGTCTTAGTGCCTGAAGGTAGGAGAGTTTTTACAAACTTGAGTGTTGATGAGAATCTAAGAATGGGTGCTTATAACAATGATGAAAATTTTGTTGTTATGAAAGAAAAAATGTATGCATTATTTCCTAGATTAAAAGAAAGACACAAGCAAATGGCAGGAACAATGAGCGGTGGAGAACAACAAATGTTAGCCATTGCAAGAGCATTGATGAGTGAGCCAAAATTGCTAATGCTAGATGAACCAAGCTTGGGTCTAGCGCCAAAAATAGTTGGAGAGCTATTTGAGATATTAACGAGTTTAAGAGAAAATGGAATTACAATACTACTAGTAGAGCAAAACGCATTTGCAGCACTAAAAATAGCAAATCGTGCCTATGTGCTAGAGCATGGCAAAATAACGATGAATGATACAGCGGAGAATATACTAAACGACCCTGATATAAAAAAGAGATATTTAGGCGGATAATTAAGGATTATTATGGTTCAAATAACCGGGCTTGGTATGCAATATGCTACCAAAAAACTTTTTGAAAATGTAAATTTAAGGCTTGATAAGGGCAAAAGATATGGGCTAATAGGTGCAAATGGTGCTGGAAAATCCACTTTTTTAAAAATCTTAAGTGGAGAGATTGAGCATACAAGCGGAGATATTTCATTTGACCCAAATGCTAGGCTTGGAGTGCTTGGGCAAAATCAATTTGCATATGAGGACTTTAGCATTAAAGATTGTGTGCTTTATGGCAATAAAAGACTTTATGAAGCAATTAAAGAAAAAGAAAGACTTTATGAAGCAGGAGACTTTAGCGACCCAGTTAATGAACGCTTAGGTGAATTAGAGATGATTTGCGCCGAAGAAGATCCCACCTATGAATATGATGTGCAAATAGAAAAGATTTTAGAAGACTTAGGATTCCCTGCTAAAATCCACGATGAGCTTATGAAAACGCTAACGGGTGGAGATAAGTTTAAAGTGCTTCTAGCACAAGTTCTATTCCCAAAACCTGATGTTTTATTCTTAGATGAACCTACAAACAACCTAGATTTAAAGACGATTTCCTACTTAGAAGAGCAATTAAGACGCCATGAAGGCACACTTGTAGTAATCTCACACGATAGACACTTTTTAAATAGCGTATGCACACATATTTTGGACTTGGATTTTAAATCTGTTAGAGAATTTAGTGGAAACTATGATGATTGGTATATTGCCTCAACTCTCATTGCCAAACAACAAGAAATGGAGAGAAACAAAAAGCTAAAAGAAAAAGAAGAGCTAGAATCTTTTATCGCTAGATTTTCGGCAAATGCTTCTAAGGCTAAACAAGCCACTTCTAGACAAAAACAACTAGAAAAGCTAGACATAAAAGCACTTGAAGTATCCTCTAGACGCGATCCTAGCATACTTTTTAAGCCAAACCGCACCATAGGAAATGAGGCATTAAACATTGAAAACTTGAACTTTTCTTATGAAGACTTAGAAGTGATTAAAAACTTAAACCTAACCATACTTCCGGGTGATAAAATCGCACTTATTGGGAGAAATGGTATTGGCAAGACTACATTTTGTGAGCTAATATGTGAAAACCTAAAGCCACAAAGTGGAAGCATAAAATGGGGTGCGACGATTGAGAGAGGCTACTTCCCTCAAAACACCACCGAGCTTATAAAGGGCGAAGAAACCCTCTATGAATGGCTAAGAGGATTTGATAAGAAAAAAGAAGCCACAGAGATAAGAAACGCACTAGGTAGAATGCTATTTAACGGAGAAGAGCAAGAAAAAAACATAAACTCCCTAAGCGGTGGAGAAAAACATAGAATGATGTTAAGCAAGCTCATGCTAGAAGGTGGGAATTTCTTAGTGCTTGATGAGCCTACCAACCACCTTGATTTAGAGGCTATCATCGCACTTGGAGAGGCATTATACAAATATAGTGGAAATGTCATTTGTATAAGCCACGATAGAGAGTTAATTGATGCGTATGCAAATAGGATTATAGAGTTTAAAGAAAACAATGAAATAGTTGATTTTCGTGGAAGTTATGAAGAGTATCTAGCCTCACAAGGACAACAATGAATCTAAAAAATTCCCTCCTAGAATCTCTTTTGCTTCACAAAGATAAAATCGCCCTTGAAATAGACGACAAGACTTTTAGCTATGAAGAGCTAGATAGAGATTCTAGCACTCTTGCTAATTCTCTTTTAGAAAACAAAGGAGAGAGGGTTTTAATATTTTGCTTTAGAAGTTATCTTACATATGTTTCTATTTTAGCTTGCATAAAAGCAAATCTAACCTTTATCCCACTAAATCCGAAGTTCAAAAAAGAACGCCTAAAGCTAATGATACAAAACGCAAAAGCCACAAAAATCGTAGTAGATGAATCTTGCAAAGAGCTTTTTTTAGAATTACAAAATGAGCTAAAGCTAGAGCTTGAAGTTTTTAGCACAATTAAAAAATCTAGCACTAATAATCTTTATAAAGTAGCACAAAATGAAGTTGCCTACATACTCTTTACCTCTGGGAGCACTGGGATTCCAAAGGGTGTTCAGGTAAGTAGAGACAATCTTTTTGCCTACATTTCAAAAATGCAAAAACTCTTAAAAATAACTCCACAAGATAGAATCTCAAACTTTTTTGACATAACTTTTGATGTTGCAATGCATGATATTTTCTGCACTCTTTTAAGTGGAGCTAAATTATGCGTAATCCCTGCAGATTCTCTAATAAATCCCATTAAATTCATACAGCAAAAAGAGCTAACAATCTTTTATGCAGTTCCTTCGCTAATCAAATTTTTATCAAAACTCAAAGCCTTAAAAGAAGAAGCTTTACCAAGCCTAAGATTGTCTATGTTTTGTGGTGAAGCTCTAAGCTTAAAAAATGCGCAAGCATGGGCAACATGTGCTAACAGAAGCAAAGTTTATAATCTCTATGGTCCCACAGAAACCACAATTGTTGCCACACAATATCTGTGCTATAAATTTGGCAAACCTTGCAACGAAGCATTAAATGAAGAGGGGATCCCACTTGGATTTCCACTAGAGAATTTAGAAATAAGCCTAAGAGATGAAAATGGCAAAGAAGTAGAAAATGGAGAAATGGGAGAAATTTGGATAAGTGGAGATCAAGTAGCATTAGGATACTTAGATGATGAGCCAAAAACAAATGAAAAATTTATACACATAAATAATAAAAATTATTATAAAACAGGCGATATTGGTATAAAAAAGCAAATTGGAAATGAGCTTTTATATTGCTATTGTGGTAGAATTGATGATCAAGTAAAGATTCAAGGATATAGAATCGAGCTTTTAGAGGTGGATTTAAAGCTTAGCAAAATCACAAACCTACCTAGTATTGCAGTGGTAATTACAGAAAATGGTATAAATAAGCTAATAGGCGTAATAGAAGCTATAGAAATAAACCAAGCAGAAATCTTAGCAAAATGCAAAGAAGAAATGCCTAACTTTATGATACCAAGCAAGTTTGTAACGCTAGAGAGATTCCCCATAAATGCAAATGGCAAAATAGATAGAAATAAAATTAAAGAAGAGATTTTATGCAAGAATTAGCAAATAAGTGGTGGGGGGGGGGGGCATAATGATATTGGCTATGAACTCTATTTATTTGCCAAGCTCCTCTTTAAAATCCCACGCTCTCTTAGTGGTGATGGCAATAGGCAAACTCTAAAAGAAATTGATAAAATCCTAGAACATAAGCTAGAAATTTGCGAAGTTGCAAGTGGCACAAAGGCTTATGATTGGACAATTCCAAAAGAATGGAATGTAAAAGATGCCTATATTGTAACCCCAAATGGTGAGAAAATATGTGATTTTAAAGAAAATAATCTGCATTTAGTTGGATATTCCACGCCACAAAATTTAAAGCTAGAGTTTAATGAACTAAAAACACATCTGCATTCGCTAGAAAGTCAAAGTGAGGCGATTCCTTATATCACCTCTTATTATAAAGAATATTGGGGATTCTGTTTGCAAGATAGCCTAAAAAAGAAGCTAGAAAAAAAATACAAAAACAGCAAAGAAAAGTTTGAAGTAGTGATTAATTCTAGTCTAGAAAATGGCTCTCTTAGTTATGGAGAGATTCTAATAGAGGGAAAAAGCAAAAAAGAAATAATTCTTAGCACATATATTTGTCACCCACAAATGGCAAACAATGAAATTTCTGGAATTTGTGTTGCAACATACTTAGCTAAATATCTGTTAGAAAAAGATTCATATTATTCTTATAGAATCTTATTCTTGCCAGAAACCATAGGGGCAATTTATTATCTCTCCACACATTTAAAACAAATGCAAGAAAATTGCATAGCTGGATT harbors:
- a CDS encoding ABC transporter ATP-binding protein, whose product is MLQVENLEVQYGLINGLKGVSFHIEEHEIITLIGSNGAGKTSTLNGIVNSVKTKGKVKFFGADISNIPTHKIIQRGLVLVPEGRRVFTNLSVDENLRMGAYNNDENFVVMKEKMYALFPRLKERHKQMAGTMSGGEQQMLAIARALMSEPKLLMLDEPSLGLAPKIVGELFEILTSLRENGITILLVEQNAFAALKIANRAYVLEHGKITMNDTAENILNDPDIKKRYLGG
- a CDS encoding branched-chain amino acid ABC transporter permease; the encoded protein is MKVKNLYHNNPTATTFSGHILVYILMIVVLFLAQSVLDDYLLRVFNNILIFVILAVSYNLINGVTGQLSLEPNGFVAIGAYVTALMLLDSDSKLGMFQLSDPHPFVLSMYSELLPALLCSGLVAAFISILLAFPVFRVRGDYLAIVTLGFGFIIKILAINNPEWTNGAIGLNEIPNNNDTIMNSIQAFMYSIANSPNMPESIKAFMSYLYTHSFENGANITIFFWSGIIATASVILILQIVYSKFGRAMKAVRDDEDAAIAMGINTFKIKTFAFSTSAFLEGVGGGLMAVWLTTIDPKIFGFELTFQLLIIIVLGGLGSTTGAILGTILVIGGGEWLRFLDQPLVFFGTDFGSYPGLRMVFFSLILLCIMLFAREGIMGKKELWDLNPKKKFFKG
- a CDS encoding ABC transporter ATP-binding protein, which gives rise to MALLELKDVSISFGGIKAIDNVSFCIENNTIFGLIGPNGAGKTTMFNIITANYKPTAGKVSFNGKNISNYKPNTIVNLGIARTFQNIRLFNSMSVLDNVLIGLHNNAKYSFFEAAFRIGRFFKEERRIRQKALELLDYLGIADKADMQANSLSYGNSRKVEIARALATDPKLLLLDEPAAGMNPIETEELGTLIFKMKKDFNLSILLIEHDMPFVNKLCNEVLVLDYGKKLFSGSPFDAINNKDVIAAYLGDYYATS
- a CDS encoding ABC-F family ATP-binding cassette domain-containing protein — its product is MVQITGLGMQYATKKLFENVNLRLDKGKRYGLIGANGAGKSTFLKILSGEIEHTSGDISFDPNARLGVLGQNQFAYEDFSIKDCVLYGNKRLYEAIKEKERLYEAGDFSDPVNERLGELEMICAEEDPTYEYDVQIEKILEDLGFPAKIHDELMKTLTGGDKFKVLLAQVLFPKPDVLFLDEPTNNLDLKTISYLEEQLRRHEGTLVVISHDRHFLNSVCTHILDLDFKSVREFSGNYDDWYIASTLIAKQQEMERNKKLKEKEELESFIARFSANASKAKQATSRQKQLEKLDIKALEVSSRRDPSILFKPNRTIGNEALNIENLNFSYEDLEVIKNLNLTILPGDKIALIGRNGIGKTTFCELICENLKPQSGSIKWGATIERGYFPQNTTELIKGEETLYEWLRGFDKKKEATEIRNALGRMLFNGEEQEKNINSLSGGEKHRMMLSKLMLEGGNFLVLDEPTNHLDLEAIIALGEALYKYSGNVICISHDRELIDAYANRIIEFKENNEIVDFRGSYEEYLASQGQQ
- a CDS encoding AMP-binding protein, which produces MNLKNSLLESLLLHKDKIALEIDDKTFSYEELDRDSSTLANSLLENKGERVLIFCFRSYLTYVSILACIKANLTFIPLNPKFKKERLKLMIQNAKATKIVVDESCKELFLELQNELKLELEVFSTIKKSSTNNLYKVAQNEVAYILFTSGSTGIPKGVQVSRDNLFAYISKMQKLLKITPQDRISNFFDITFDVAMHDIFCTLLSGAKLCVIPADSLINPIKFIQQKELTIFYAVPSLIKFLSKLKALKEEALPSLRLSMFCGEALSLKNAQAWATCANRSKVYNLYGPTETTIVATQYLCYKFGKPCNEALNEEGIPLGFPLENLEISLRDENGKEVENGEMGEIWISGDQVALGYLDDEPKTNEKFIHINNKNYYKTGDIGIKKQIGNELLYCYCGRIDDQVKIQGYRIELLEVDLKLSKITNLPSIAVVITENGINKLIGVIEAIEINQAEILAKCKEEMPNFMIPSKFVTLERFPINANGKIDRNKIKEEILCKN
- a CDS encoding DUF4910 domain-containing protein; translated protein: MGYELYLFAKLLFKIPRSLSGDGNRQTLKEIDKILEHKLEICEVASGTKAYDWTIPKEWNVKDAYIVTPNGEKICDFKENNLHLVGYSTPQNLKLEFNELKTHLHSLESQSEAIPYITSYYKEYWGFCLQDSLKKKLEKKYKNSKEKFEVVINSSLENGSLSYGEILIEGKSKKEIILSTYICHPQMANNEISGICVATYLAKYLLEKDSYYSYRILFLPETIGAIYYLSTHLKQMQENCIAGFVLTCLGDNQNYSFVTSQMGNNLADRSTRHILKHYYKGYREYSYLERGSDERQYCAPGIDLPFCTISRTKFGEYKEYHTSLDNLDFISKEGLEGGYTFAKRILEALELNRVYKNKILCEPQLGKYELYPTLSTKESIKAIKDMRNLLMYCDGKRDLLEIAEICSFNLLSMKEYINKFIECGLIEEVI